A region of Myxococcus stipitatus DSM 14675 DNA encodes the following proteins:
- a CDS encoding Ku protein, with protein sequence MSRPVWVGSLSFGPLTLPVRLHGAVASHQARFHLLHDADGARIQNKRVCSVDGEEVPLDHVVRGYTLPDGRHVTVTRGELDALDPTASRVLALEDFVDPAQVDSLLFDTSYHLVPAQGAEHAYALLTAALQDSGRAGVGRLVLYQKGHLCLVRPHGRGLVLTTLHAMEDRVAPEALAEQATAGTPLDSGELEALRSLIASRSVDFDPRRHPDVHRERVMAFLERRAHSGPRSRRPPRMRVVAAEALLGVLEKGLEALRSGPATPPSEGTLRVRPSLAARDTREKSPPTPPSRERSDDDGGEPSSS encoded by the coding sequence ATGTCGCGTCCAGTCTGGGTGGGGTCGCTGAGCTTCGGACCGCTGACGCTCCCGGTGCGTCTCCACGGCGCCGTGGCCTCCCATCAGGCGCGATTCCACCTGCTCCACGACGCGGACGGCGCTCGCATCCAGAACAAGCGGGTGTGCTCGGTCGACGGCGAGGAGGTCCCCCTGGACCACGTGGTGCGGGGCTACACGCTGCCGGATGGACGCCATGTCACCGTGACGCGCGGAGAGCTGGACGCGCTGGACCCCACGGCCAGCCGGGTCCTCGCGCTGGAGGACTTCGTCGACCCGGCCCAGGTGGACTCGCTGCTGTTCGATACGTCCTACCACCTGGTCCCCGCCCAGGGCGCGGAGCACGCGTACGCGCTGCTGACGGCGGCGCTCCAGGACTCGGGCCGGGCGGGCGTGGGGCGGCTGGTGCTGTACCAGAAGGGGCACCTGTGCCTCGTGCGGCCTCATGGACGGGGGCTCGTGCTGACCACCCTGCACGCGATGGAGGACAGGGTCGCCCCGGAAGCGCTCGCCGAGCAGGCCACGGCGGGGACTCCCCTCGACTCGGGGGAGCTGGAGGCCCTGCGGAGCCTCATCGCGTCGCGCTCCGTCGACTTCGACCCCCGCCGTCATCCCGATGTCCACCGTGAGCGGGTGATGGCCTTCCTGGAGCGCCGTGCCCACTCCGGTCCTCGCTCGCGGCGGCCACCGCGCATGCGGGTGGTGGCGGCGGAGGCGCTGCTGGGGGTGCTCGAGAAGGGCCTGGAGGCGCTCCGCTCGGGGCCGGCGACGCCCCCTTCCGAAGGGACCTTGCGGGTGCGGCCCTCGCTGGCGGCCCGCGACACCCGCGAGAAGAGCCCCCCGACGCCGCCGTCCCGCGAGCGGTCGGACGACGACGGAGGCGAGCCCTCCTCGTCCTGA
- a CDS encoding M48 family metallopeptidase, protein MQRILSAVWSLALVMGVTAGCTQQRVQAEKALAKTFITDEQEEEIGKQVKQELEQKEKVKYVQDPAVVEYVRNLSAPIIRQATKDRPGVKWKINVIDDPKQVNAFATPGGYLYVYTGLILASDTEAELAGVMAHEAGHVVGRHSARAMVNQMGLQTVTQVALGQNPGAAAQVAAQLVGGGAMLAHSRSEESEADEYGARYSSGAGYDPRGLITFFEKLQAMQGQSPGIMKWLSTHPTNQDRIADLQRYISQKNLRGTNNSPGQLPAIKQKLGGR, encoded by the coding sequence ATGCAGCGGATTCTCTCGGCGGTTTGGAGCCTCGCCCTCGTCATGGGTGTGACGGCGGGCTGCACCCAGCAGCGCGTCCAGGCGGAGAAGGCTCTCGCGAAGACCTTCATCACGGATGAGCAGGAGGAGGAGATCGGCAAGCAGGTGAAGCAGGAGCTGGAGCAGAAGGAGAAGGTCAAGTACGTGCAGGACCCGGCGGTCGTCGAGTACGTGCGCAACCTCTCGGCCCCCATCATCCGGCAGGCCACCAAGGACCGGCCCGGGGTGAAGTGGAAGATCAACGTCATCGACGACCCGAAGCAGGTGAACGCGTTCGCGACGCCGGGTGGCTACCTGTACGTGTACACGGGCCTCATCCTGGCGTCCGACACGGAGGCGGAGCTGGCGGGGGTCATGGCGCACGAGGCGGGGCACGTCGTCGGCCGTCACTCGGCGCGGGCGATGGTGAACCAGATGGGCCTGCAGACCGTCACGCAGGTCGCGCTGGGGCAGAACCCGGGCGCGGCCGCGCAGGTCGCCGCCCAGCTCGTCGGGGGTGGCGCGATGCTGGCGCACAGCCGCAGCGAGGAGTCGGAGGCGGATGAGTATGGCGCGCGCTATTCGTCCGGCGCGGGCTATGACCCGCGGGGCCTCATCACCTTCTTCGAGAAGCTCCAGGCGATGCAGGGTCAGTCGCCGGGCATCATGAAGTGGCTCAGCACCCACCCGACCAACCAGGACCGCATCGCGGACCTCCAGCGGTACATCTCGCAGAAGAACCTGCGCGGTACGAACAACAGCCCCGGGCAGCTTCCGGCCATCAAGCAGAAGCTGGGCGGACGCTGA
- a CDS encoding S1C family serine protease — MSDESKTRCLRCGAPDAGNVARCVCGSSLLVDVVLKQAVEDERLRFALARAIALLGAPAPAFSEARKALTTPELPIVRGAFRAFAEKLLAVFSAHGVSAALRPTEALAVAPPPSSARRLRGVPIAALVLGGVIAGLWMARSPKLARATSAVADLVPGGGTEAAPEAAKPPAPAPLSTKEIGRLATPSTLSLRCEGKMGSGFFVEPELALTNEHVVCPPGKMMTVVLPDGRQLLGETLKRDAELDIATVRVVGANARPLKLGDVTQLEPGDPLVIIGSPKGLDFTVHEGKVGFVGRQYLGTGYVQVNASVNPGNSGGPLLNGQGEVVGIVSLKIENADGLGLALPLPYASKLISFSPSPEASARWEEQLERVARDEEREMARFKQDTGQPALLPVRNLEGLGLIALLVERFDAPPTSVKRRMELEAGGTTCTLDVEFDDWRPLSEAMNQEKDSRRLRWFISRGLTSGVYLSGARLPVETCALPSAGSAWLKVGQGGENPERVEVPLQDIQAARDIWNRNPAGIKRWEQNRWRQRQENARTREEAERWRTSFSKARARLARFEAERDQLKLEAASGKQVSKRQREVDSEVKLASEQLADLERHATQQNVPSTWRQ, encoded by the coding sequence ATGTCAGACGAGAGCAAGACGAGGTGCCTCCGGTGCGGCGCGCCGGATGCGGGGAATGTGGCGAGGTGTGTCTGCGGCTCCAGTCTGCTGGTCGACGTCGTGCTGAAGCAGGCCGTGGAGGATGAGCGCCTGCGCTTCGCGCTCGCCCGAGCCATCGCCCTGCTCGGCGCGCCCGCCCCCGCCTTCTCCGAGGCACGCAAGGCGCTGACCACCCCGGAGCTCCCCATCGTCCGAGGTGCCTTCCGCGCCTTCGCCGAGAAGCTCCTCGCCGTGTTCTCCGCCCATGGCGTGAGCGCGGCCCTCCGCCCCACCGAGGCGCTCGCGGTCGCGCCCCCGCCCTCCAGCGCACGGCGGCTCCGGGGGGTGCCCATCGCCGCGCTCGTCCTCGGCGGGGTCATCGCGGGCCTCTGGATGGCCCGCTCGCCCAAGCTCGCCCGCGCGACCTCGGCCGTCGCGGACCTGGTCCCCGGCGGTGGCACCGAAGCAGCCCCCGAGGCCGCGAAGCCCCCGGCACCAGCACCCCTGTCCACGAAGGAGATTGGCCGCCTCGCCACGCCCAGCACCCTCAGCTTGAGGTGCGAGGGGAAGATGGGCTCCGGCTTCTTCGTGGAGCCCGAGCTGGCGCTGACGAACGAGCACGTGGTGTGCCCGCCCGGGAAGATGATGACGGTGGTGCTCCCGGATGGCCGCCAGTTGCTCGGCGAGACGCTGAAGCGCGACGCGGAGCTGGACATCGCCACCGTGCGCGTCGTGGGCGCCAACGCGCGCCCCTTGAAGCTCGGCGACGTCACCCAGCTGGAGCCCGGGGACCCGCTGGTCATCATCGGCAGCCCCAAGGGGCTCGACTTCACCGTCCACGAGGGGAAGGTGGGCTTCGTGGGCCGGCAGTACCTGGGCACGGGCTACGTGCAGGTCAACGCCTCCGTCAATCCAGGCAACAGCGGCGGGCCCCTGCTGAATGGCCAGGGCGAGGTCGTCGGCATCGTGTCGCTCAAGATCGAGAACGCGGATGGCCTGGGCCTCGCGCTGCCCCTCCCCTACGCCAGCAAGCTCATCTCCTTCTCCCCGTCCCCCGAAGCCAGCGCGCGCTGGGAGGAGCAGCTCGAGCGCGTGGCTCGGGACGAGGAGCGGGAGATGGCGCGCTTCAAGCAGGACACGGGACAGCCCGCGCTCCTGCCCGTCCGGAACCTCGAGGGGCTGGGCCTCATCGCCCTGCTCGTCGAGCGCTTCGACGCGCCCCCCACGAGCGTGAAGCGCCGCATGGAACTCGAGGCCGGTGGCACGACCTGCACGCTCGACGTGGAGTTCGACGACTGGCGCCCCTTGAGCGAGGCCATGAACCAGGAGAAGGACTCGCGCCGCCTGCGCTGGTTCATCTCCCGAGGCCTCACCTCGGGAGTCTATCTGAGCGGCGCGCGGCTGCCCGTGGAGACCTGCGCACTGCCCTCTGCGGGGAGCGCGTGGCTGAAGGTGGGCCAGGGCGGAGAGAACCCCGAGCGCGTCGAAGTCCCGCTCCAGGACATCCAGGCCGCGCGCGATATCTGGAACCGCAACCCGGCGGGCATCAAGCGCTGGGAGCAGAACCGCTGGCGGCAGCGGCAGGAGAACGCACGCACGCGCGAAGAGGCGGAGCGGTGGCGCACCTCCTTCAGCAAGGCGCGGGCGCGGCTCGCCCGCTTCGAGGCGGAGCGCGACCAACTGAAGCTGGAGGCGGCCTCCGGCAAGCAGGTATCGAAGCGCCAGCGCGAGGTCGACTCCGAGGTGAAGCTCGCGAGCGAACAACTCGCGGACCTCGAGCGGCACGCCACCCAGCAGAACGTCCCCTCGACGTGGCGCCAGTAG
- a CDS encoding YihY/virulence factor BrkB family protein, whose amino-acid sequence MRLPRLKDLTWREFIRRFVKELQDDTVTDLAAQLSYYLLFSLFPFLFFLVTLVAYLPFAPGAVDAMLDRLRPLVPTQALAVVTQHLTSLVSQQQPKLLTVGLLVALWSASRGVDALRKALNLAYDVPESRPIWRTQGLAVFLTLVGTLLIPLSFAIFLLGGRLGEWLAAKMHVQEAFHLVWSWVRWPFTAGLVMLVLSLCYYLLPDVKHRFRYFTPGSVIGTLAWMASTWGFTQYVEHFGKYNVTYGSIGGVVVLMLWLYISGLVFILGGELNAVLAHAKGEVLEKVAGEGAPATSAPHVTPGAAKRSEASRSRLAFWRWRRRSARGTSSEPPASERGRPPSSSLH is encoded by the coding sequence ATGCGGTTGCCGCGACTCAAGGACCTCACCTGGCGCGAGTTCATCCGGCGCTTCGTGAAGGAGCTCCAGGACGACACCGTCACGGACCTCGCGGCGCAGCTCTCGTACTACCTCCTGTTCTCGCTGTTCCCGTTCCTCTTCTTCCTCGTCACGTTGGTGGCGTACCTGCCGTTCGCTCCCGGCGCGGTGGACGCGATGCTGGACCGCCTCCGCCCGCTGGTGCCCACGCAGGCGCTGGCCGTGGTGACGCAGCACCTGACGTCCCTGGTGTCCCAGCAGCAGCCCAAGCTGCTCACGGTGGGTCTGCTGGTGGCGCTGTGGTCGGCCTCGCGGGGCGTGGATGCCCTGCGCAAGGCGCTCAACCTGGCCTACGACGTGCCGGAGTCGCGCCCCATCTGGAGGACGCAGGGTCTGGCCGTGTTCTTGACGCTGGTGGGGACGCTGCTGATTCCGCTGTCCTTCGCCATCTTCCTGTTGGGCGGCAGGCTGGGGGAGTGGCTGGCGGCGAAGATGCACGTCCAGGAGGCGTTCCACCTCGTCTGGTCCTGGGTGCGCTGGCCCTTCACCGCCGGGCTGGTGATGTTGGTGTTGTCACTCTGTTACTACCTGCTGCCGGACGTGAAACACCGCTTCAGGTACTTCACGCCCGGCTCCGTCATCGGGACGCTGGCGTGGATGGCGAGCACGTGGGGCTTCACGCAGTACGTGGAGCACTTCGGCAAGTACAACGTCACCTATGGCTCCATCGGTGGCGTGGTGGTGCTGATGTTGTGGCTCTACATCTCCGGGCTCGTGTTCATCCTGGGCGGAGAGCTCAACGCCGTCCTCGCTCACGCGAAGGGGGAGGTGCTGGAGAAGGTGGCGGGTGAAGGGGCGCCCGCCACGAGCGCACCCCACGTCACCCCAGGCGCCGCGAAGCGAAGTGAGGCGTCGCGCTCCAGGCTCGCCTTCTGGCGCTGGCGCCGACGTTCGGCTCGAGGGACTTCATCCGAGCCACCCGCGTCGGAGCGCGGGCGGCCTCCCTCGTCCTCGCTGCACTGA
- a CDS encoding polymer-forming cytoskeletal protein: MAPTRHLIPQAKRFSAGTLTAETALALVKKHARGTFAKSSTARAAKRFIEERAAGARADSDIVFHVGRLALEELTPGRRPRIGLLIVDGDLVVKGRYEDSLDPESVVIVTGSLRARDVITRGFLEVHGDLVATQSLLFLDNDACGEVFGDVRAPFVYTNEHAVKVHGGVEARLVTGDDKHLRSAEKHVFIEETDRRVRELLSPKLLKVFADEVFEDEEGEEADPEAPWIDAIDTEKLTAFIRRGHPALARKSPARRKK; this comes from the coding sequence ATGGCCCCGACGAGACATCTGATACCCCAGGCGAAGCGCTTCAGTGCGGGGACCCTCACCGCGGAGACCGCGCTGGCGCTGGTGAAGAAGCACGCTCGAGGGACGTTCGCGAAGTCGAGCACCGCGCGCGCCGCGAAGCGCTTCATCGAAGAGCGCGCCGCTGGAGCCCGCGCCGACAGCGACATCGTCTTCCACGTGGGACGCCTCGCCCTCGAGGAGCTCACGCCCGGGCGGCGGCCGCGCATCGGCCTCCTCATCGTCGACGGCGACCTCGTGGTGAAGGGGCGCTACGAGGACTCGCTCGACCCGGAGTCGGTCGTCATCGTCACCGGCTCGCTGCGTGCTCGTGACGTCATCACCCGGGGCTTCCTCGAGGTGCACGGGGACCTTGTCGCCACCCAGTCGCTCTTGTTTCTCGACAACGACGCCTGCGGCGAGGTGTTCGGTGACGTCCGCGCGCCCTTCGTCTACACGAACGAGCACGCGGTGAAGGTGCATGGTGGGGTGGAGGCTCGGCTCGTCACGGGCGACGACAAGCACCTCCGGAGCGCCGAGAAGCACGTGTTCATCGAGGAGACGGACCGCCGCGTGCGCGAGCTGCTCTCGCCGAAGCTGTTGAAGGTCTTCGCCGACGAGGTCTTCGAGGACGAAGAAGGCGAGGAGGCCGACCCCGAAGCTCCGTGGATCGATGCCATCGACACGGAGAAGCTCACCGCGTTCATCCGACGGGGCCACCCCGCGCTGGCACGGAAGTCGCCTGCTCGTCGAAAGAAGTGA
- a CDS encoding MTAP family purine nucleoside phosphorylase — MAVRVGIIGSHGLEQFLGLSGRLESHTLETPFGPHAGPLFSGELDGVSVVYVSRHGQGHLFNATRAPYRANIFALKQLGVTHVLATSTVGSLQEFLPPLQLVIPDQVIDRTYRRPCTFYDDIAVHVELGFPFCGTLRQVLSHAATASGTAVPSQATYVCVEGPSLSTRAESLLYRAWGADLVGMTAMPEARLAREAELHYAVVALPTDHDSWQAQPPGQEEEGLLSRLSHNIQNVTAKGAALIRRALPRIAEAPLACRCDSALAMALWTERTRIPDEVRSRLRPLLGRYLPPNVV; from the coding sequence ATGGCTGTCAGGGTGGGCATCATCGGGAGCCATGGGCTGGAGCAATTCCTGGGGCTCTCGGGTCGGTTGGAATCGCACACCCTCGAAACCCCCTTCGGCCCTCATGCGGGGCCGCTGTTCTCCGGCGAGCTGGACGGGGTCTCCGTCGTCTACGTCTCCCGCCATGGCCAGGGCCACCTCTTCAACGCCACGCGCGCGCCCTACCGCGCCAACATCTTCGCGCTGAAGCAGCTGGGGGTGACGCACGTGCTCGCCACGAGCACGGTGGGCAGCCTCCAGGAGTTCCTGCCGCCGCTCCAGCTCGTCATCCCCGACCAGGTCATCGACCGCACCTACCGGCGCCCCTGCACGTTCTACGACGACATCGCGGTCCACGTGGAGCTGGGGTTCCCCTTCTGCGGCACGCTCCGCCAGGTCCTCTCCCACGCGGCGACGGCGAGTGGAACCGCCGTGCCTTCCCAGGCGACCTATGTCTGCGTGGAGGGGCCTTCGCTCAGCACGCGCGCGGAGAGCCTCCTGTATCGCGCCTGGGGCGCGGACCTGGTGGGGATGACGGCCATGCCCGAGGCCCGGCTCGCTCGCGAGGCGGAGCTGCACTACGCCGTGGTGGCGCTGCCCACGGACCATGACTCGTGGCAGGCGCAGCCTCCGGGGCAGGAGGAAGAGGGCCTGTTGTCGCGGCTGTCGCACAACATCCAGAACGTCACCGCGAAGGGGGCCGCGCTCATCCGGCGCGCGCTGCCTCGAATCGCCGAGGCTCCTCTGGCCTGTCGCTGTGACTCCGCGCTGGCCATGGCGCTGTGGACCGAGCGCACGCGCATCCCCGACGAGGTGCGCTCCCGCCTTCGTCCCCTGCTGGGCAGATACCTGCCGCCCAACGTCGTCTAG
- a CDS encoding ATP-grasp domain-containing protein, translating to MLRAGEDLLQVEERLWVLSAPTGQGIYDFGFDRFFACRRPYQLPASLEVVARVGVWNDYEVRYRELAAEGVTLVHSPEQHLLATELPHWYPRLTDLTPRSVWFDERPDAKTVEAELGWPVFVKGERQTSRHRKSLSIIEGPAQFDAAMAAYATDPILHWQRVVCRELRPLRRVEEGAPDRIPSSFEFRTFWWRGALVGWGPYWWQGSPYTMTEAEQHEALGLGREVARRVDVPFLVVDVAQEVSGRWIVIECNDGQESGYAGVSPFALWRNILDLELKRSR from the coding sequence ATGCTTCGTGCGGGAGAGGACTTGTTGCAGGTGGAGGAGCGGCTGTGGGTGCTGAGTGCTCCCACGGGCCAGGGCATCTACGACTTCGGCTTCGACAGGTTCTTCGCCTGTCGCCGCCCGTACCAACTGCCCGCGTCCCTCGAGGTGGTGGCGCGCGTCGGCGTGTGGAACGACTACGAGGTGCGCTACCGCGAGCTCGCCGCGGAGGGTGTGACGCTGGTGCATTCACCCGAGCAACACCTGCTGGCCACGGAGCTGCCGCACTGGTACCCCCGACTCACGGACCTCACGCCGCGCAGCGTCTGGTTCGATGAGCGCCCGGACGCGAAGACGGTGGAGGCGGAGCTGGGCTGGCCCGTGTTCGTGAAGGGCGAGCGGCAGACCAGCCGCCACCGCAAGTCCCTCTCCATCATCGAGGGACCCGCCCAGTTCGACGCCGCGATGGCGGCCTACGCGACGGACCCGATTCTCCACTGGCAACGCGTGGTGTGTCGCGAGCTGCGGCCCTTGCGCCGGGTGGAGGAGGGCGCGCCGGACCGCATCCCCAGCTCGTTCGAGTTCCGCACCTTCTGGTGGCGCGGAGCGCTGGTGGGCTGGGGCCCCTACTGGTGGCAGGGGTCGCCGTACACGATGACGGAGGCCGAGCAGCACGAAGCGCTCGGCCTGGGACGCGAGGTGGCCCGCAGGGTCGACGTCCCGTTCCTCGTGGTGGACGTGGCGCAGGAGGTCTCCGGCCGCTGGATTGTCATCGAGTGCAATGACGGCCAGGAGAGTGGCTACGCGGGCGTCTCGCCGTTCGCGCTGTGGCGGAACATCCTGGACCTGGAGCTGAAGCGCTCCAGGTGA
- a CDS encoding endo alpha-1,4 polygalactosaminidase, with the protein MQVVKWLMWTGLALLVACSDSEGGGAFDDERGAILPDARTLTCTTLQVERGSIGSGQSQQALHTQTLSGTQDRWAEYVEFAANSAVTCAYSLPSDVSSGALLAAEVGVNYRGPAKSQMRWVFEAWDTTTNTWVIVGDNVFAQSWKWTSASLPLANPARFFSNGTLKLRYHTASSADASQLDLLVVRVQAPNTDAGTPTDAGSPTDAGSPTDAGTPTDAGTQVPWEGVSSFTYQLTNYKDGKLDEIAASKFNLAIVELSRDGSTGYFTAAEISALKARGKQVLAYFEIGAIEEYRPEWSQVPADLKLGPVDGWPDEQYVKYWDERWWPIVQGRIDQALAAGFTGCYLDMVVTYEEIAANAAGTNRADLAKKMVALIARVSQYAKARNPAFKVVPQNSPELIDNTGYLPAIDGLGMEDMYWSDDTACSADWCAENRANAARVRAAGKLVLSTDYAIQPANVADAYTRSRAAGFVPYVSVRDLNQMTVNAGWDPQ; encoded by the coding sequence ATGCAAGTCGTGAAGTGGTTGATGTGGACCGGCCTGGCCCTGCTCGTGGCCTGCAGTGACTCCGAGGGCGGTGGCGCCTTCGATGACGAGCGGGGCGCGATTCTCCCCGATGCCCGGACGCTCACCTGCACCACGCTCCAGGTCGAGCGAGGCTCCATCGGCTCCGGCCAGAGCCAGCAGGCGCTGCACACCCAGACGCTCTCCGGCACACAGGACCGCTGGGCCGAGTACGTCGAGTTCGCCGCCAACAGCGCCGTCACCTGCGCCTACTCGCTCCCCTCGGACGTGAGCAGCGGCGCCCTCCTCGCGGCCGAGGTGGGCGTGAACTACCGAGGCCCCGCGAAGTCCCAGATGCGCTGGGTGTTCGAGGCCTGGGACACCACGACGAACACCTGGGTCATCGTGGGCGACAACGTCTTCGCGCAGTCGTGGAAGTGGACCTCCGCGTCGCTGCCCCTGGCCAACCCCGCGCGGTTCTTCTCCAACGGCACGCTCAAGCTTCGCTACCACACGGCGTCCTCGGCGGATGCGTCCCAGCTCGACCTGCTCGTGGTGCGCGTCCAGGCCCCGAACACCGACGCGGGCACGCCCACGGACGCGGGCTCCCCCACGGACGCGGGCTCGCCCACCGACGCGGGCACTCCGACCGACGCGGGGACACAGGTCCCCTGGGAGGGCGTGAGCAGCTTCACGTACCAGCTCACGAACTACAAAGACGGCAAGCTCGATGAAATCGCGGCCTCGAAGTTCAACCTCGCCATCGTGGAGCTCTCGCGCGATGGGTCGACGGGCTACTTCACCGCCGCGGAGATCTCCGCGCTCAAGGCCCGAGGCAAGCAGGTCCTCGCCTACTTCGAGATTGGCGCCATCGAGGAGTACCGCCCCGAGTGGTCCCAGGTGCCCGCGGACTTGAAGCTCGGCCCTGTCGACGGCTGGCCCGACGAGCAGTACGTGAAGTACTGGGATGAGCGCTGGTGGCCCATCGTCCAGGGCCGCATCGACCAGGCGCTCGCGGCGGGCTTCACCGGCTGCTACCTCGACATGGTCGTCACGTACGAGGAGATCGCCGCCAACGCCGCGGGCACGAACCGCGCGGACCTCGCGAAGAAGATGGTGGCCCTCATCGCGCGCGTGAGCCAGTACGCCAAGGCGCGCAACCCCGCCTTCAAGGTGGTGCCGCAGAACTCCCCCGAGCTCATCGACAACACGGGCTATCTCCCCGCCATCGACGGGCTCGGCATGGAGGACATGTACTGGTCCGACGACACCGCGTGCAGCGCCGACTGGTGCGCGGAGAACCGAGCCAACGCCGCACGCGTGCGCGCCGCGGGCAAGCTGGTGCTGTCCACCGACTACGCCATCCAGCCCGCGAACGTCGCTGACGCGTACACGCGCTCTCGCGCCGCGGGCTTCGTCCCCTACGTCTCCGTCCGTGACTTGAACCAGATGACGGTGAACGCGGGCTGGGACCCTCAGTAG
- a CDS encoding DMT family transporter, with translation MGASPARPLNSSAQTLRWVYAGLLVQVCISAGTYLFAKRSMAELPPLTVVLWRFFLSGGVFAVMLAVMPGPRLPPRHEWRRVFILGLLAGPVNQVFFFTGLSRSTAAHGALLYALTPLGVYLLGLARGHERASRRTLLGIATAFAGVVVLLLGRGLAEASGSLVGDLLILCAVVAWVVYTTEGKGFVAVHGPLRATVWCMMMSSLLMLPFAPFVMETDRVMASSLAAKGGILYLGLLTSVVAYLLWYYALSKVSPARVAIFSNLQPAATALAAWALLDESLHWELAVGGGLVLLGVRLTQMAVPTPAPVTPLSPAQGRPAT, from the coding sequence ATGGGCGCTTCGCCAGCTCGACCCCTGAATTCCTCCGCGCAGACCCTTCGCTGGGTCTACGCGGGCCTCCTTGTCCAGGTCTGCATCAGCGCGGGGACGTACCTCTTCGCGAAGCGGTCCATGGCGGAGCTGCCGCCGCTCACCGTGGTGCTGTGGCGCTTCTTCCTCAGCGGAGGGGTGTTCGCGGTGATGCTGGCGGTGATGCCCGGGCCCCGGCTGCCGCCGCGTCACGAGTGGCGCCGCGTCTTCATCCTCGGGCTGCTGGCCGGCCCGGTGAACCAGGTGTTCTTCTTCACGGGCCTGTCTCGCTCCACCGCCGCGCATGGCGCGCTGCTGTATGCGCTCACGCCGCTGGGGGTGTACCTGCTCGGCCTGGCGCGCGGGCACGAGCGGGCTTCGCGCCGGACGCTGCTGGGCATCGCCACGGCGTTCGCGGGTGTGGTGGTGCTGCTGCTGGGGCGAGGGTTGGCGGAGGCGAGCGGCTCGCTGGTGGGCGACCTGCTCATCCTGTGCGCGGTGGTGGCGTGGGTCGTCTACACGACCGAGGGCAAGGGCTTCGTCGCGGTGCACGGGCCGCTGCGCGCGACGGTGTGGTGCATGATGATGTCCTCGCTGCTGATGCTGCCCTTCGCGCCGTTCGTGATGGAGACGGACCGGGTGATGGCCTCCAGCCTGGCGGCGAAGGGCGGCATCCTCTACCTGGGCCTGCTGACGTCCGTGGTGGCGTACCTGCTCTGGTACTACGCGCTGTCCAAGGTGTCGCCCGCGCGCGTGGCCATCTTCTCCAACCTCCAGCCCGCGGCCACGGCGTTGGCGGCGTGGGCCTTGTTGGATGAGTCCCTCCACTGGGAGCTCGCGGTGGGTGGAGGGTTGGTGCTGTTGGGTGTGCGGCTCACGCAGATGGCGGTGCCGACACCCGCGCCGGTGACGCCCCTGTCTCCCGCGCAGGGGCGCCCGGCGACGTAG
- the queG gene encoding tRNA epoxyqueuosine(34) reductase QueG has product MLLTAHLRDLARSVGFDLVGFARAEPIPPKFLMEWLEAGFAADMDWMRERADERLDVANLLPGAKTVISFVNNYWRDDEQSVDSPIARYARGRDYHSTLRDRMKAFRKALTGRFPGLGSYGSVDSGPLMEKVWAARAGLGYVGKNGCFITEPFGSWVLLATLVIDAEVDEYASGPAADRCGACRRCLMSCPTGALVGNGQVNAGACLSYQTIENREQQVPEAFRLKFDNLIFGCDICQQVCPLNRRPVFAEHPRFAPRAVAELGTLELAGLTEAQYEQLIPGTALARARYDGLRRNAVYALGVARQADSRHLLEKLSGDSSELVRTAAQWALRQLDP; this is encoded by the coding sequence GTGTTGCTCACCGCGCATCTCCGTGACCTGGCCCGGTCCGTCGGCTTCGACCTCGTCGGGTTCGCGCGCGCGGAGCCCATTCCTCCCAAGTTCCTCATGGAGTGGTTGGAGGCGGGCTTCGCCGCGGACATGGACTGGATGAGGGAGCGGGCGGACGAACGCCTGGACGTGGCGAACCTGCTCCCGGGCGCCAAGACGGTCATCTCCTTCGTCAACAACTACTGGCGCGATGACGAGCAGTCGGTGGACTCGCCCATCGCCCGGTATGCGCGGGGGCGCGACTACCACTCCACGCTGCGCGACCGGATGAAGGCGTTCCGCAAGGCCCTCACCGGGAGGTTCCCGGGGCTGGGCTCATACGGGAGCGTGGACAGCGGCCCGCTGATGGAGAAGGTGTGGGCGGCGCGCGCGGGCCTGGGCTACGTGGGGAAGAACGGCTGCTTCATCACGGAGCCCTTCGGCTCGTGGGTGCTGCTGGCCACGCTCGTCATCGACGCGGAGGTGGATGAGTACGCGTCGGGCCCCGCCGCGGACCGGTGTGGTGCGTGCCGGCGCTGCCTGATGTCGTGTCCCACGGGCGCGCTGGTGGGCAACGGGCAGGTGAATGCCGGGGCGTGTCTGTCCTACCAGACCATCGAGAACCGCGAGCAGCAGGTCCCCGAGGCCTTCCGGCTCAAGTTCGACAACCTCATCTTCGGCTGCGACATCTGCCAGCAGGTGTGTCCGCTCAACCGGCGGCCCGTGTTCGCGGAGCACCCGCGCTTCGCGCCTCGCGCGGTGGCGGAGCTGGGGACGCTGGAGCTGGCGGGCCTGACGGAGGCCCAGTACGAGCAGCTCATCCCGGGGACCGCGCTTGCACGCGCACGCTACGATGGGCTCCGTCGCAACGCCGTGTACGCCTTGGGAGTCGCCAGGCAGGCGGACTCGAGGCACCTGCTCGAAAAGCTCAGCGGCGACTCGAGTGAATTGGTACGTACCGCCGCGCAATGGGCGCTTCGCCAGCTCGACCCCTGA